CCAACAGGTCCAAATCGCCTACCGTTTCTCGGCCACGTCGATAGGATCCTGCCCATTCCATTTTCTTGATTGCCTTGCAGGACTGCATGTGCTTGCCGATTGATCGTGCCAAGTCATCGCCCGCGGACCAATAGATCCGTTCGGCAGCTTGTTCGGCGATCGAAAGCCCTTCCAAAATCGACTCGGCCGTTTTCTTGCCAAAGCCTTTAAGCTTGGCGACCGATCCGTCTTCGCATGCCTTGCGTAGATCGGCGAGAGATTCGATGTGCAATTCCTTTTGCAACGTCGCCGCCTTCTTTGCGCCAAGCCCAGGGATGCGGGAAATCTGGATCATCACATCGGGGATCTCTTCACGCAGCTTTTCCAGTTGTGGCAAGCTACCCGTTTCCAACAAGACCTTCGTTTTGTCGGCGAGCGTTTTGCCGATGCCGGAGAGGTCCGAAAGTTTGCGGTCAGGATCTGAAACGATGTCAGCGAGTGATTCGTCAAGATCGCGAATCGCTTTGGCACCCTGCTTGTACGCGCGAATGCGGAATGGGTTTTCGCCCTTGAATTCCAGAAGCTCCGCAAGCTCTTCAAAAACGGCCGCGATTCCCGTGTTGTCCATCGATATGATCGTTCTAAGCGAATGTTGTTTGTTAACAAACGCATGTTAGCGAATCACATCAAATTCGTCGTCAGACAAATTCGAAATCACGAACCTGCACGGTGAAGAGTTGCATCCTCACTCTGAAGCAAGGCATCGCTTTATCGGACGAAAGACCTTGAATGACCAACGAAAACACGACGGTCAGCACCGGTCATCAAAAAGCGTTTCTGGCGAGCGATGTTCGTCGATTAAAAGCCGATGTACTTTCGCGATGGCCGTCTACTGAACCGGTACCCAACCGGCACTGCTACGCTGTTTTCGAGGTGCCGGTTGCACGACAGGTTTCGATACCGGGTGAGGCTGAGCCAAGTTAGCACGAACTACCGTCGGTGCAGGCAAGGGATCGAGCGAGTCCCAAGAAGAGACTTGCTGGATCGGGTTCTCGCGAAGTTTAACTTCCTTAACCTCGACACCAATTTGGCGGGAGTTGGTTTGAAATCCTTCCACAGATCGGTTGGATGCCGGCGGTAGCGGGGGCGGTTCCAGATCGCTCGATTGGTTCTGCAATCCCGAAGGTTGGCTTGTGAACGAAGGCACTTCGCTGCGGTCTCGAGCTTGTGGGATCGTTCGTTGTGAAAGACCTGTCGGTTGCGTTTGGCTTGATCCGTTTGCCGGCTGTGCGATTGTCGGTTTTACCGGTGGGACACCGACAGGACGAACAGAGCTGTACGTAGGCGCAATAGGAGCTGGCGTTTGATTGTTGATCGTCTGATTCGCGTTTGACTGAAGGCTAAGCGAAGGAGGTGTTTGGGTTGTCAAACGCTCGTCGTTGCGAAACAGACCATTCGGGTTTGAGCCTCGCATGCGTCCGGTTACCGGAGGATCAAGCTGAATACCAGGTTCAGCGGCATCGCCTGAGGATTCAGGTTGAGACTGCGGCTGGGATCCGTCTGACTGTTCCTTGAATCGGTAATAGTCGTCGTACGGATTGAGGTCGGTGCCGTATGACTGGCTGCTGTTGTCAGGCGTTTGTGTCTGTGTGTTGTTGGTCGAGCCGTTAGCCGTGCCCGTACCTTGTTCGGTTGAGCTGCCGAATGAAGGACGTTGTTGGTACTGCAGCTCAGGCATGCCTGTATCTCGCTGGTCGGCAGGATCGGCGCCAGTCAATGGAGCTTGGTTCGGGTAACCGCTGCCAGGCATTGTCGCGCCTGGCACGGTCGATGGGATCGTTGTCACGCCGGAGCTTCCCTGAGAAAACTCACCGCCAACTTGACCGATCGCAGACGGTGTCGAGAAGGTGCCTGGGATGGATGTTTGTGGCAGGACTTGTGTTTGACCGTACGTGTTTGTCGTTGGGGCGGCCCCGTAGGGAATCGTGCAGGGATCGATCGCTGCTGGAGCAATTGTCTGACTTGGGGTAATCGTTGTCGGCATCAACGTGTTGTACGGAACACGCTGTAGCTGTTGCACATAGGAACTGCAGCCTTGCTGCGTTGTCACGCTCGTGCCGGTGACAGGATCGAGCGTCGTGACCGGTCGGTAATAGGTGATTGGGACTTGATTGTACGTTGTGACGTAGTCGGTGTTGCGTCCGAGCAGCGAATTGAAAAATCGTGCAAGGCCAGAACCGAGTCGCCATCGCGGCTGTTCGTATGCCAGAGGCAAAGCGGTTGTTCCAACAGGAGCTGCGTAGCTGGTCGGTGCGACAGCGTTGTTGTAGCCAGGAGTGGCGTAGTTGGATGTGTAGGTTGCCGAGGGAAAGACCGGGTTGGCAGACCCGCGAAGCGCAGTCGCCAGAGGAACCCCCGAAGACAGTGGAATCCGCGAAGACTGATAGGGCGTCACATTGGCAGGCGTCGTGACCGGAAGGCCTGTGTAAACCGAGGGGTTATTGAATGTCTGAACATTCGTGTATCCGGGATAGGCATATCCATTTGGGTATGCCGGGTCACCTTGCACCGTGATCGCGGGACGTTGTGCAGCGACGACGCCTGCGCTTGCGTTTGGGAACGTGTTCACGGAGGAATAGCCGCTAACGGGTACTCCAGCAACGGGAGTCGTTCCTGGGACAATGCCCATTGGCGAGGTGACGGGTGTATACGGATAGTTGGCTGTGTAGCCAGCCACCGGATAGTTGGCGGTGTAAGCCGGACTGCTGTAGGCGTTTGAGCGTCCGAAGAGCCAGTCCAGGCAACCGGCCTTGGCTTCACTGGCGCATCCGAGGGCGGATGCCGCGATGAAGGTGGCAGCGATTTTGGTGGTGAGCCGGCAAATGGTCATGGAAGCTTTCCGTCGCAGCGGTCGATTACTTGTTGGAGTTGCTATCGGGGGGGCTGTGGTTGTGGAAAGTCCACAGATCTCCTGCAGAAGTGGACGCTGCAGATAGGGTTTGGTCAATCATTTCGCCAGCCGGACTTTGGAGTTGGGAAGCGTTTTGGACCCAGAGTTTCCGATCATGTCGATATTTTCGAGTCTGCCGCCGAGATGGCAGACAGTTGAGTCTGGTGCGGGAGCAAGGTCGTTAGGTCTGCCATCGTGGCACGTCTCGTGGCGCGTCAGATCGTTGAAAAATCGGGGAAAAAAACGGTGAGTCGATGTCACCTTGGCGGTGCACGAATTGCGCGGTCAAATCCCGCGAAAGCTGCGCTCTGCTATACGAAAATTTTTTTGACGAGGCCGGTTGGCACGGCGGTTGCTTTGAGGCGGGGTCGATCAGCGGGACTGTCACTTTAGTCGACAGGCTGGTCCCGAGCCGGCTGCCAACGAGCGTCATACGTCGCCGTTGACGGCATGAGTTGGATGACTTCCCGGTCATTCCAAGATGGCTGCCAGATTCCCGCAGGTAGACCGTTGGTCGGACGTGGCTAGATCGCGAAGACGTAGGTGCGATCGGTCGGCGAGTCCCTATCAAGAATTTCCCCTAACAAACTGCACCCCCTCAGACGGGCTGTCGGATTTTCCCGGCGGTTTCGAACACCCGGGGTGCATATGAACCCTCACAGGAGAGACAACGTCGTGGCAAAGCAAATCGTTTTCGACGACGACGCACGAGCGCCACTGCTGGCCGGCGTCAGCAAATTGGCGCGAGCCGTCAAGAGCACGCTTGGCCCACGCGGCCGCAACGCCGTGCTGGACAAGGGCTGGGGCTCACCCAAAGTCACCAAAGACGGTGTCACCGTTGCTGAAGATATCGAACTGGATGACCCCTTTGAAAATCTGGGTGCCCAGCTCGTCAAAGAAGCAGCCAGCAAGACCAACGAAGTCGCTGGCGACGGCACCACCTCGGCAACCTTGCTCGCCGAAGCGATTTATCGCGAAGGCCTGAAGATGGTCGCCTCCGGTGCTGACCCAATGGCGCTGACCCGTGGCGTTAACAAAGCGGTTGATGCGGTCGCAGCTCAAATCCAAAAGTTGGCGAAGCCTGTCAACGAAAAGAGCAAGTCTGAGATCAAGCAAGTCGCGACCATCGCTGGTAACAACGACCCATCGATCGGCGACGTCCTGGCAAACGCCTTCACGACCGTCGGAAAGAACGGCGTGATCACTGTCGAAGAAGGTCGCTCCAACGAAACTTATGTTGACGTTGTTGAAGGGATGCAATTCGATCGTGGTTTCCTTTCGCCACACTTTGTCACCGATCAAGACAACGTGACGGTTGAACTGGACGACTGCCACATCCTGCTGTTCGAAGAAAAGATCAGCAACAACAAGAAGATGATTCCTTTGCTGGAAGCGATCAGCAAGGAAAAGAAGCCTCTGTTGGTTATCGCCGAAGACGTCGAAGGCGAAGCGTTGGCAACCTTGGTTGTTAACAAGATGCGTGGCATCATCTCGGCCGCAGCTGTGAAAGCTCCTGGCTATGGCGATCGCCGTAAAGCAATCTTGGGCGACATCGCTGCTTTGACCGGTGGCGAAGCGATCTTCAAAGACTTGGGCATCGATCTGGAAAGCGTCAAGCTGAAAGACTTGGGCCGAGCCAAGAAGGTTCGTATCACCAGCGATTCGACCACTATCGTCGGTGGTGCTGGCAAGAAAGCTGCGATCGACGGACGCGTCGAGCAAATCCGTCGCGAAATCGATCAAACTGACAGCGACTACGATCGCGAAAAGCTGCAAGAGCGTTTGGCCAAGCTGGCCGGCGGTGTTGCACAGATCAACGTCGGTGCTGCAACCGAAACCGAAATGAAAGAACGCAAGGCGTTGATCGACGACGCTCGTGCGGCAACTCAGGCGGCTTTGGAAGAAGGCATCGTTCCTGGCGGTGGCACAACTCTGCTTCGTTGCCGACCCGCTGTCGAAAAGCTTGCCAAGGATCTGGCCGGCGACGAGCAACTCGGTGCACACATCATCCGCAACGTTCTTGACCAACCGCTTCGTACCATCGCCAGCAACGCCGGCATGGACGGTGCTGTTGTCGTCAACCGCGTCAGCCAACTGAAAGGCAAGACCGAAGGTTACGACGCCAATGCTGATAAGTATTGCGATCTGTTGGCTGCCGGTATCGTTGACCCCGCAAAGGTTGTCAGAACCTCGCTGACCAACGCTGCGAGCGTCGCGACGCTGTTGTTGACCACCGAATCTTTGGTGACCGAAATCCCAGTCGAAGAAGACGAAGCTGGCGGCGACCACCACCATGACCACGGCATGGGTGGAATGGGCGGCATGCCAGGCATGGGCGGCATGGGTGGTATGGGCGGCATGGGCATGCCCGGCATGATGTAATTCATCGTGCCCTGCTCTGCACTCCCCTGCCCTGCACCTTGCGCAGGTCTTTGAATCGATCGCTCGTTTTCACGCGAGCGATCGTCAACTGAAACAAATAAACAAACACTACCAAACGGAATACATCGCATCATGGCTAAAGTAAAACTGCGTCCACTGGATGACCGCGTCGTTGTTCAACCTGTCGAAGCGGAAACCACCACCGCTGGCGGTATCGTTCTTCCCGACGCGGCACGCGAAAAACCACAACGCGGAACGATCGTCGCTGTCGGACCTGGCAAGCTTCTCGAAAGCGGAAACCGTGGCGAACTAAGCGTCGCTATTGGTGACACCGTGATTTATGGAAAGTACGGCGGAAGCGACATCGAAGTCGACGGCCAAGAAATGAAGATCCTTCGCGAGAGTGACATCTTGGCAAAGGTTCTGTAGTCGATTCAGTACGCGTTTTCACTGATAGAGGAATCCTCTCGTGGCAAAACAACTCCTTTTTGACGATCACGCTCGCGCTCGAATGCTTGCTGGGATCGACAAGTTGGCCAACGCCGTCGCTGTGACGATGGGACCGACCGGCCGCAACGTCATCATTGACAAATCCTTTGGTGGTCCGACCGTGACCAAAGACGGTGTCACCGTTGCCAAAGAAGTCGAATTGGAAGACCGATTCGAAAACATGGGTGCAAAGTTGGTCATCGAAGTCGCGCAAAAGACTAGCGACTTGGCAGGTGACGGAACGACCACCGCGACCGTGTTGGCTCGTGCGATCTTC
The Stieleria sp. JC731 genome window above contains:
- the groL gene encoding chaperonin GroEL (60 kDa chaperone family; promotes refolding of misfolded polypeptides especially under stressful conditions; forms two stacked rings of heptamers to form a barrel-shaped 14mer; ends can be capped by GroES; misfolded proteins enter the barrel where they are refolded when GroES binds), whose protein sequence is MAKQIVFDDDARAPLLAGVSKLARAVKSTLGPRGRNAVLDKGWGSPKVTKDGVTVAEDIELDDPFENLGAQLVKEAASKTNEVAGDGTTSATLLAEAIYREGLKMVASGADPMALTRGVNKAVDAVAAQIQKLAKPVNEKSKSEIKQVATIAGNNDPSIGDVLANAFTTVGKNGVITVEEGRSNETYVDVVEGMQFDRGFLSPHFVTDQDNVTVELDDCHILLFEEKISNNKKMIPLLEAISKEKKPLLVIAEDVEGEALATLVVNKMRGIISAAAVKAPGYGDRRKAILGDIAALTGGEAIFKDLGIDLESVKLKDLGRAKKVRITSDSTTIVGGAGKKAAIDGRVEQIRREIDQTDSDYDREKLQERLAKLAGGVAQINVGAATETEMKERKALIDDARAATQAALEEGIVPGGGTTLLRCRPAVEKLAKDLAGDEQLGAHIIRNVLDQPLRTIASNAGMDGAVVVNRVSQLKGKTEGYDANADKYCDLLAAGIVDPAKVVRTSLTNAASVATLLLTTESLVTEIPVEEDEAGGDHHHDHGMGGMGGMPGMGGMGGMGGMGMPGMM
- the groES gene encoding co-chaperone GroES translates to MAKVKLRPLDDRVVVQPVEAETTTAGGIVLPDAAREKPQRGTIVAVGPGKLLESGNRGELSVAIGDTVIYGKYGGSDIEVDGQEMKILRESDILAKVL